In Thermodesulfobacteriota bacterium, the genomic stretch CTATCTGGCTCAGGTCCTTGCCGTCATAGAGATAGGAGATCCAGAAATCCGGGTCGTAGCCCACCATCTGCCCGGAATCGTTCACATCCATAAATATCGTGGTGTTCGGAAATACCACCTTGGCCCCCTTTTCGTACAGGACGCCATTCGAGCTGTTTGTCGGCCAGTCATAATAGCCTCCGGCGGCAACGCCCGCGTCGTTAAGCCCGTTAATCGAGGTCTCGGTGTTGCCAGGGAACGAATGGGTCGAAAAACCCCTGCCATCAAGGATGAAATCGCGGTAGTTATGGCCGTTATTGTACTCGCCTACCATCTTGCCGGAATCGTTTATGTCCTTTATGCCCGTATTGCCGCCGCTGCCCGGATAATCTATGGTGAGGTATCCGGCGCCGTCGTAGACAAATCCGTGCGAGCCGGTCCCGTCCGAGTATGTTCCGACTATATGCCCGAGGTTATTTATCCCGTTCGCGCTCGTCCATAATGCGCCCGGCACCTCTATGGTTGTGAACTCATACTGGGTCGCGTACGCGCCGGAGGAAAGACCTGCTATGAAAAATACGGCTAAAAGCCATGTTTTTCTCATGTCGGCCCCCTTTTGAATGATATGTATCTGAGTATAGCAGAGAAGGACGGGGCGGTTTTTGAGCGCAGCGCTTGTTTGAGACTTGACGCCCGGAAGTGGAGAGAGGGGCTTTATTCCCCTCCTCCTGGGTTCGCGAAGAAAAAGCCGCGCACGTTCCTCACTCCAACGGAAATCATCTCGGAGAGCTTAAGGTTCTCGCTCCGGAGGAAGCACCAGCCGTAAGAGGCGAGGAACGCCAGGTTGAAGAAGAAGTTCGGCCTGAGCCGTATGAGCCGCTTTATGAGCGGAAGGAGGAACGGGAACTTGACCCCGTAAAAAAAGAGCTTCTGCAGGTTTATGAGCTCGTTCTTATGGGGAGACTTGAGCACGCTTTCCTTGAAGAATGACGGGTTCGCGCAGTCGGCCGAGGAATCGAGAAGGCCCTTTTCGCGCGCGTACTCCGCAAGCTCGGTGCCCGGGAAAGGGTAGAACAGGGCGCACCAGGGATAGTCGGTCTTTATCTCGGCGTTTATGGCAACCGTCCTGAAGGCGTCTTCAAGCGTTTCTCCGGGGAGGCCAAGTATGTTGTAGGTCCTGAACCTTATGCCGTATTTCTTTAGGAGCCTCCCGGTATTTACTATCTCCTGGTCGGTCACCTTCTTTTTCAGGAGCGAGTTACGGAGGTCTTCGCTCCCGGTCTCGACCCCGAAAAAGACGTTCTTGCACCCGGCGCGCTTTAGCCCTTTAATGGTCTCCTCGTCCGCAAGATCGGCCCTGACCAGGCAGATGAACGGGAGGCCGGCCTCTTTCGGGTATTTCGCGGCGAACTCCGCGAACCATTGCTTATTGAGGATGAAGGTGTCGTCCTGCATGTAGACGGTCC encodes the following:
- a CDS encoding radical SAM protein, whose amino-acid sequence is MARIAFIQNIAFEYLGVMYLSAVLKRHGHVVEMFIVSGDEERALAEIAAFRPDIAGFPCTTGAHIWALKFASRLKKAAPVMTVFGGAHATYFPQVIEEEPVDAVCRGEGEYALLELAERLDRGEDILSIRNFWFKTKDGITRNEPRPLIEDLDELPFPDRTLYAGKYPFLNRSQRAFIGGRGCPFDCTFCFNHALIKLYKGKGKAVRYRSVDNLIAEINEVRSSTSLRTVYMQDDTFILNKQWFAEFAAKYPKEAGLPFICLVRADLADEETIKGLKRAGCKNVFFGVETGSEDLRNSLLKKKVTDQEIVNTGRLLKKYGIRFRTYNILGLPGETLEDAFRTVAINAEIKTDYPWCALFYPFPGTELAEYAREKGLLDSSADCANPSFFKESVLKSPHKNELINLQKLFFYGVKFPFLLPLIKRLIRLRPNFFFNLAFLASYGWCFLRSENLKLSEMISVGVRNVRGFFFANPGGGE